GCGTGCCGCGCGAGACGTCCTCGACATCACGGCCGCCAGCGAGGTGATGGCCATCCTGGCGCTGGCGGAGAACCTGAAGGACCTGGAGGCGCGGCTGGGGCGCATCGTGGTGGGGCAGGCGCCGGACGGCTCGCCGGTGCGCGCGAACGACGTGAACGCGGCGGCGTCCATGGTGGCGCTGCTGAAGGACGCGCTGATGCCCAACCTCGCCCAGACGCGCGAGGGCGGGCCGGCCATCGTCCACGCGGGGCCGTTCGGCAACATCGCGCACGGATGCTCGTCGGTGGTGGGCACGCGGCTGGCGCTCGCGTACGCGGACGAGGTGGTGACGGAGGCGGGCTTCGGCTTCGACCTGGGCGCGGAGAAGTTCCTGGACATCAAGTGCAGGAGCGCGGGCGTGTGGCCCCGGGGCGTGATGCTGGTGGTGACGCTGCGGGCGCTGAAGCACCACGGCGGCGCTGCGGCGGCAAAGGTGGCGGATCCGGACCGGGAGGCGCTCCTGAAGGGCTTCAACCACCTGGAGAAGCACCTGGAGTCGGTGGCGGCGTTCGGCCTGCCGGCGGTGCTGTGCGTGAACCGGTTCCCGCAGGACACGGAAGCCGAGCTGGACGAACTGCGTGCGTTCGCGAAGGCGAGGGGCGTGGGCATTGCCGTATGCGACGGCTTCGGCAAGGGCGGCGAGGGTTCGCTGGAGCTGGCGGACACGGTGCTGGCGATGCTGGACGCGACGGACGCGGCGCCGCCGAAGCCGCGCTTCCTCTACGAGCTGGAGCAGACGCCGGAGGAGAAGATCCGCGCCATCGCGCGCACGGTGTACGGCGCGGACGACGTGGCCTTCACGCCAGGGGCGCGCAAGGACCTGGAGACGGCGCGAGCGCTGGGAGGCGCGGGGCTGCCGGTGTGCATGGCGAAGACGCACCTGTCCCTGTCGGACGACCCGGCGAAGACGGGCCGGCCCCGGGGCTTCACGTTGACGGTGCGAGAGGTGCGCCTGTCCGCGGGAGCAGGCTTCCTGGTGGCGCTGACCGGAGAGCTGCTCACCATGCCGGGCCTGCCGCGCGAGCCCGCCGCCCGCCGCGTCACGGTCCATCCGGACGGCAGCATCACGGGCCTGATGCAGGGCGAGTGACGTCAGAGGTAGGGCCTGGCGTCTCCCGTCTTCTCTCGACGGGAGCACGCTGCCCGACTGAGGCGCATCCTACTTGCGGCGGACGCGGGGGGCGAGCGCCCGTGGCCGCACTGCCTTGCGGCGGGCGGGGGCCGGCACCAGTTGCAGGCGACAGCCCAGCGCGGCGGCCAGCTTCGTGACCGTCGACAGCGTAGGGTTCGCCGAAGGGGCCGTGAACAGGCGGCGCACGACCTCCGGCGGGGTCTCCGCCTTCCGAGCCAGGTCCGCCTTGCTCAGTCCGGCCTCCTCGCGCCGCGCATCCAGGGCGCGGATCAGCTTGTCAGCCGCATCCACTTCGGCACGCGCCTTCGCGTACGCCTCCGCGAAGGCCGGGCGCTTGAGCTTCTTCTCGAAGTAACGGTCGAATCCCGTGGGGGTCATGGCAGGGCTCCAGGCTTCAATCCGGGGCGTAGCATACAAGTTACGCCTGACGCGGCGTCCTGACAGCCCCCCGTCCACAATGCACGACGGGCCGCCCCGGTGTTCCGGAGCGGCCCGTGGGCCCTGCTGGATGCCTTCGCGGTTGGCTAGACGCGGAAGGTGGTGGACAGCTCCTGGAGCTTGCCCAGGGAGGTGTTGATCTGCCCCACCGCCTGCTCGGCATTGCTCGTGGCCATCACCACGTCGCTCATCATCTCCGACAGCTGCGTCACCACTTCCGTCATCTGCGTGATGCCCGCGTTCTGCTGCGTCACCGAGGCGACGATCTGCCGCGCCGCCTGGCTGCTCTCCTGCACCACCTGC
This DNA window, taken from Corallococcus coralloides DSM 2259, encodes the following:
- a CDS encoding DNA-binding protein — its product is MTPTGFDRYFEKKLKRPAFAEAYAKARAEVDAADKLIRALDARREEAGLSKADLARKAETPPEVVRRLFTAPSANPTLSTVTKLAAALGCRLQLVPAPARRKAVRPRALAPRVRRK